GGATGCGTTCGCGATTGTAAAACCCTTCAATCCAATCGACCACATCCAGTCTCGCCTGTGCCCGAGTTTCGTATCGGCATCGTGAAGTCTGCTCCACTTTCAACGTCTTGAAGAAGCTCTCCATCGGAGCGTTGTCCCAGGCGTTCGCCCGCCGGCTCATCGACACGACCATGCCGTATTGCCCGGCGAGCTCGCGGTGCGCCCAGC
This portion of the Robbsia betulipollinis genome encodes:
- a CDS encoding IS3 family transposase yields the protein WAHRELAGQYGMVVSMSRRANAWDNAPMESFFKTLKVEQTSRCRYETRAQARLDVVDWIEGFYNRERIHSSIGYRTPCDYEAMQKVA